In Burkholderia lata, the DNA window CTTCGGCAGACGCCCGCGATTGGCGCGCGACGTCCGATAGCGAATTCAGGCAGCGCCCGCGGTTGTCATCGGCGGCGGATAGGCGGAAGGCGACAGGTTCCGGATGACCATGCGGTCAAGGTCGGCTCGTGCATGCACGATTTTCGCGTCGGCAGCGACGATTTTCTTCTGGTGACGGTATCTCGCCACGAGAACCGAAGCGATTATCACGAGACCGAAAACGACATTCTCGATGGCCGGGGTATTGTCCGCCAGCCTGCCGGCCATGATGCCGAGGATCGAGCCGCCCATCGCGCCGAATACGGCCGCGAAAATGCCGTCGATGATCCAGTTTTTCGACGGGTATTTGAGCCGGGCAACATTGAGCGCGACAACGGCTTCCACCATGCCCTCGACCTTGCCTCGCATGGCATCAATGTGCGCTTCGATGCGCTCGACCTGGTGCTCGGCACGCTCCTTGTCCGATTGGGCAAGCACACCGGCATTCGAATAGGTCAGCAGGATGCGGTCCAGTTCCGTCCATGCGGCCTCCAGATCGGATGAAACCAGACCCTCTTCCCGCAGATAGCGCCACCCGGTATCGACGTCGTTGAGATCAACGTACGTACCATACGACGCACAGCACTCGAAAACCGCAAATGCCCGACGTATTTCAAGCCCCGTGGTGAAGTTGTCATTGGCTCGCGATCGCTGGCTTTTCGCCATGTCGACCGTCGAGTTGCCGGATGACTCGCTGCGCTTTCCGAATCCGAATCCCATGCATGCCCTCTCTTTATTTTGAGGCCGGGATTTGTTGTATCGAAATTACCCGGCCCGCCGATTTTACGACAGGCCACGTGACGAAAACGGGAGTGCGATCGTGATCGGATGTCTCGATCAAAAACGAATGACGAGCCACGAAGGGCTGTCGAACTGCAAATGCGCGGGCATTACTTCCCGATACAGAACCTGCTGAAAATCACCCCCAGCAGGTCATCCGAAGTGAACTCCCCGGTAATCGCATTGAGTTGCTCCTGCGCGAGCCGCAGTTCCTCGGCAAACAGATCGAGTGACTGCGCGCGCTGCTCCGCGTGATCCGCCGCCTGCGCGAGATGCTCCTGCGCGGCCCTCAACGCAATCAGATGCCGCTCGCGCGCGAGATACACGCCTTCGGCCCCCGCCTGCCACCCCGCGATCCGCAGCAACTCCGCACGCAGCATGTCGATCCCGTCGCCGCGCTTTGCCGACAGATGTACCTCGGTCAGGTCGCCTTCCGCCGCCGGATGCTCGACACACGCCGCCACACCGGTCAGATCTGTCTTGTTCAGCACGCGCACCACCGGCACGCCGCCCGGAAACCGCGCCGCGATCGTCTCGTCATCCGCCGTCATCCCATTGCGCGAATCCAGCAGATGCAGCACGACGTCCGCCCGCTCGATCTCGCTCCATGTGCGCGCGATACCGATCCGCTCGACCTCGTCCTCCGTCTCGCGCAACCCGGCCGTATCGATGATGTGCAACGGAATCCCTTCGACCTGGATCGTCTGCGCGACCTTGTCGCGCGTCGTCCCGGCAATCGGCGTGACGATCGCCAGCTCCGCGCCGGCCAGCGCATTCAGCAGCGACGACTTGCCGACGTTCGGCTGCCCCGCAAGCACGACCGACAGCCCTTCACGCAGCAACGCCCCCTGCCGCGCGTCGCCCAGCACGTGCGCGAGCTGGGCACGGATCTTCGCGAGCTTGCCGCGCGCGTCGGCCGCTTCCAGGAAATCGATCTCTTCTTCCGGAAAATCGAGCGTCGCCTCGACCAGCATCCGCAGCGTGATCACGTCGTCGACGAGCGCATGGATCTGCCGCGAGAACGCGCCGTCGAGCGAACGCCCGGCCGAACGCGCGGCGGCTTCGGTACTCGCCTCGATCAGATCGGCAACGGCCTCGGCCTGTGCAAGATCGAGCTTGTCGTTCAGGAACGCGCGGCGTGTGAATTCGCCAGGCTCCGCTAGCCGCAGCCCGAAACCGCGCCCCGCATCCAGGCAACGCTGCAGCAGCAGCTGCATCACGATCGGCCCGCCGTGCCCCTGCAGCTCGAGCACGTGTTCGCCGGTGTACGAATGCGGTGCCGGGAAGTAAAGCGCGATCCCGCGATCGAGCGGCGCGCCGTGCTCGTCGAGGAACGGCACGTAGCTCGCGTGGCGCGGGGCGAGCTTCTGCCCGCACAACGCGTCGATCAGCGGCAACGCGGCCGCCTCGCCGCCGCGCCCGAACGACACGCGGACAACCCCGATGCCACCCCGGCCGGCAGCAGTGGCAATGGCGACGATCGGATCGGAATCGGTAGCGAGCATGGGAATCGGATGAATCGGGTGATCAAGTGAATATGGTGCGCCCGCGCAACACTTCGGGCATCGGAACGCCGGCATTGTAGCGTGCCGGCACACGCGCCACCGGCAGCTACTCGGGATTCGGACACGCTCGAATTTATCCCGCCGGGGATAAGCCAAGTATCATCCCGGCGCCATATCACAGCCACCGTTTCGGACGAGTATGCCTGCTGGAGCGGCCCAACGCTGTGGCCCTCAATTTCACCGCACACCCCGATCAAGACCGGGATTCGTCTGAACGGGATACGTTTATCCTGAATGGTTGTCTGAAACGCGGCAGTGGAATTGCACAATCTCCCCCATGCCGACATCCGAAGAAAAAGCCGCGTTCTCGGAACGCCTCAAATTCGCCCTGCGGCGCAGCCCGGAGAAGGTCACCGGTGCGACTGAGCTGGCGAACCGATTCAACCTGCGCCACCGCGGAGCGCAGCCCGTTTCGCCGCAAACTGCGCACAAATGGCTGACGGGCCGCACGATCCCGACGTCGGACAAACTCGCCACGCTCGCCGAATGGCTGCGCGTCGACGTCCACTGGCTGCATTACGGCCCGTCGCCGAGCGTGATCGAACACCCGACGCCGCAACCGCTGCCGCGCGACGAACGCTATCCGCCGACCCCCGAGACGATCGAACTCGCGTCGAAGATCGAAGCGTTGTCGCCGCATCATCGCTACCTCGTGCAGGAACTGGTCGAGCAGTTCTACGGCGACTCGGGCGAATCGAAGAAGGCCTGAACCCGCCCTGACCCGCAAAAAGCAAAAAGCCGCATGGGCGAACCATGCGGCTTTTTTCGTGCATCGCGGGGCGAACATCTCGCCCCACGTATGCAACGGGCGTCAGGCCGGTTTCTTCTTGGCCCCGCCGAGCTTGCGCGTGATGTAGTACTGCTGTGCGATCGACAGCACGTTGTTCACGACGTAGTACAGCACGAGGCCGGCCGGGAAGAAGAAGAACATCACCGAGAACGCGATCGGCATGAACTTCATCATCTTCGCCTGGACGGGGTCCGGCGGGGTCGGGTTCAGGCTCGTCTGCACGTACATCGACACGGCCATCAGCACCGGCAGGATGAAGAACGGATCGCGCTGCGACAGGTCGTGAATCCACAGAACCCACGGCGCGCCGCGCATTTCGACCGAGGCCAGCAGCACCCAGTACAGCGAGATGAACACCGGGATCTGGATCACGACCGGCAGGCAGCCGCCGAACGGATTGACCTTCTCGGTCTTGTACAGCTCCATCAGCGCCGAGTTCATCTTCTGCGGATCGCTCTTGAAGCGTTCGCGCAGCGCCTGCATGCGCGGCGTGATTTCCTTCATGCGCGCCATCGACTTGTAGCTCGCAGCCGACAGCGGGAAGAACACGGCCTTGATCAGCAGCGTGAGCAGCACGATCGACCAGCCCCAGTTGCCGATGTAGCTGTGGATCTTCTCGAGCAGCCAGAACAGCGGCTTCGCGATGATCGTCACCCAGCCGTAGTCCTTCACGAGTTCCAGGCCCGGCGCGATGCCTTCGAGCATGCGCTCTTCTTCCGGACCGGCGAACAGGCGGGCCTGCACGTCGGCCGACTGGCCCGGCGCGATCGCGGCGACCGGCTGCTTCACGCCGACGCGGTACAGCGTCGGATCGATCTTTTCAGCGTAGATGTCGCGCTTCACGCCCTGCTGCGGAATCCACGCCGACGCGAAGTAGTGCTGCACCATCGCGACCCAGCCGTTGTCGGCGGAGGTCACGTAGTCGGCCTTGTTCTTGTCGAGGTCGCTGAAGTTGATCTTCTGGAAGTGCTTCGCGTCCGTGTAGACCGCCGGCCCGAGGAACGTGTGCGAGAACATCGGCGTTTCGACGGCCGTGTTGTCGCGCACCAGTTCCATGTAGACCGTCGGCGTGACAGGCGCCGTGCCGACGTTGTCGATCTTGGTGTCGACGCCGATCACGTAGCTGCCGCGCGTGAACGTGTAGGTCTTCACGACCTTCACGCCGCCCTTCACCGGCGATTCGAACGACAGCTTCAGCGCGTTCTGGTCACCCGTCAGCGACGTCGTGCCCGGATTCAGCTGCGTGTAGACGTCGTTGTGGTTCGGGAAATCGCCGCCGAGCAGGCCCGAGCGTGCGAGATACGTGTGGCCGGCCGTGTGGTCGAACAGCGTGATGTACAGGTCGGGCTGCTTGCCGTCGCCCTGCTTCTTCAGCGTCAGCTTCGCGAGCGTGCCGCCGCGCGTGTCGATTTCGCCGTCATACACGTCGGTCGAGAACTTCACGAGCTGCGCCTGGGCGGCCGGTGCCGTCGTCGACGGTGCGGCGCCGGCTGCGGCGGCAGGCACTTCACCTGCGGTCGTCGTCGTCGCGCCCGTGCCCGATGCACCGCCGGCAGCGGCCGCGGGGGCCGTCTGCGTGGCACTCGGGAAGAACATCGACGGGCGTCCATGGGACCGCTGCCAGTTGTCGTACAGCATGACAGCTGACATGAAGAAGATCACCCATAGGACGGTGCGTTTGATATCCATGCGTTGTCTCAGAGTCGATGGGACCGCGCGTCGGCTTCGCCGCGAGCGCGAGTGTCGGAGTTGGGCGGCGGGACGAGGTCGATGCCGCCCGCGGAAAACGGATGGCATCGGCACACGCGCCTGACGGCGAGATACGTGCCGCGCGCGGCGCCATGATACTGGATTGCCTCGCGCGCGTAATCCGAACAGGAAGGATAAAAACGGCAACGGTTGCCGAGCATAGGGCTCACGGCAACCTTGTAGAAGCGCAGCAAGGCGATCAATACCGTTTCCATACCTTGGGCGACGCCGTTCGGCGCCGCGTCAAAACCGGCCGGGCAGGCGCGAACGCCGCACCGCGGACGGATGCGTCACTCGGACGCGGGCTTCGACGCACGACGGGCGATCTCCCGGACTGCCCTGTCGAGCAGTTCGCGAATCTCGGCCGCGCACATCGCCGCGAGCGGGGCGGAAGCCGCGCTCGGCAGCGCTTTCTTGTCGAAGCGCGTGTGCTGCCGCAGCAGCAGGTCGTAACCGGCGAATTCGGCCCGGCGCAGGCGAAACTGATCGCGCGCCAGCCGCTTCACGAGGTTACGAGTAACCGCACGCGGCGCATACTTCTTGCCGATGACGAGCCCCAGACGCG includes these proteins:
- the mnmE gene encoding tRNA uridine-5-carboxymethylaminomethyl(34) synthesis GTPase MnmE, yielding MLATDSDPIVAIATAAGRGGIGVVRVSFGRGGEAAALPLIDALCGQKLAPRHASYVPFLDEHGAPLDRGIALYFPAPHSYTGEHVLELQGHGGPIVMQLLLQRCLDAGRGFGLRLAEPGEFTRRAFLNDKLDLAQAEAVADLIEASTEAAARSAGRSLDGAFSRQIHALVDDVITLRMLVEATLDFPEEEIDFLEAADARGKLAKIRAQLAHVLGDARQGALLREGLSVVLAGQPNVGKSSLLNALAGAELAIVTPIAGTTRDKVAQTIQVEGIPLHIIDTAGLRETEDEVERIGIARTWSEIERADVVLHLLDSRNGMTADDETIAARFPGGVPVVRVLNKTDLTGVAACVEHPAAEGDLTEVHLSAKRGDGIDMLRAELLRIAGWQAGAEGVYLARERHLIALRAAQEHLAQAADHAEQRAQSLDLFAEELRLAQEQLNAITGEFTSDDLLGVIFSRFCIGK
- a CDS encoding transcriptional regulator — its product is MPTSEEKAAFSERLKFALRRSPEKVTGATELANRFNLRHRGAQPVSPQTAHKWLTGRTIPTSDKLATLAEWLRVDVHWLHYGPSPSVIEHPTPQPLPRDERYPPTPETIELASKIEALSPHHRYLVQELVEQFYGDSGESKKA
- the rnpA gene encoding ribonuclease P protein component, with product MSAVRSPAEGAVEPGANPSQTKAAFPKAARLLKTDEFSSVFRLRPWRRSAHFVIYGKPTGESARLGLVIGKKYAPRAVTRNLVKRLARDQFRLRRAEFAGYDLLLRQHTRFDKKALPSAASAPLAAMCAAEIRELLDRAVREIARRASKPASE
- the yidD gene encoding membrane protein insertion efficiency factor YidD: METVLIALLRFYKVAVSPMLGNRCRFYPSCSDYAREAIQYHGAARGTYLAVRRVCRCHPFSAGGIDLVPPPNSDTRARGEADARSHRL
- the yidC gene encoding membrane protein insertase YidC, with amino-acid sequence MDIKRTVLWVIFFMSAVMLYDNWQRSHGRPSMFFPSATQTAPAAAAGGASGTGATTTTAGEVPAAAAGAAPSTTAPAAQAQLVKFSTDVYDGEIDTRGGTLAKLTLKKQGDGKQPDLYITLFDHTAGHTYLARSGLLGGDFPNHNDVYTQLNPGTTSLTGDQNALKLSFESPVKGGVKVVKTYTFTRGSYVIGVDTKIDNVGTAPVTPTVYMELVRDNTAVETPMFSHTFLGPAVYTDAKHFQKINFSDLDKNKADYVTSADNGWVAMVQHYFASAWIPQQGVKRDIYAEKIDPTLYRVGVKQPVAAIAPGQSADVQARLFAGPEEERMLEGIAPGLELVKDYGWVTIIAKPLFWLLEKIHSYIGNWGWSIVLLTLLIKAVFFPLSAASYKSMARMKEITPRMQALRERFKSDPQKMNSALMELYKTEKVNPFGGCLPVVIQIPVFISLYWVLLASVEMRGAPWVLWIHDLSQRDPFFILPVLMAVSMYVQTSLNPTPPDPVQAKMMKFMPIAFSVMFFFFPAGLVLYYVVNNVLSIAQQYYITRKLGGAKKKPA